The sequence AAAGATATTTTGAATTTTTTCCCGGATAAAAATAGTATCTTACCTATCTTTAAAGAGGATACAGTAAAATTTGAGAACAATTACTATGATGAAAATCCTAATCATAGATTCCAAAGATCCAATGCTCCTAGAATCCCCATTACTAATGACGATATTTCCAATATATTTTCTAAAATGAATGGTAAATGCAATGGTATTTTATTAGGCCCTCTTTTACCCTCGGATATTCCTTTGGAAACAGTTTTAAATTTAAGTAAAAAAAACATTCCCCTATATTTAGGACTTCAAGGCTATCTAAGACAATTTGATGGATGTGAAATATCCCTGGAACCTTTAAGTGAAATTAAGAAATTATTAAACCTGGTTGATATTCTATTTTTAGATGAAAAAGAGGCCCGAGCTGTGGGAAATCCAGATGACAATCTTTCTGAAATTGCTCGAAAATTATCCCTAAATGGTCCAAATGAAGTAGTTATCACCTGTGGAAGTAGAGGATCCATTATATATTCTTCAGAAAAAAGAACAGCATTCAAAATAATACCATATGCTCCCACTAAATTGAATGATCCGACGGGTCTGGGTGATACCTACATGGCTGCTTACATTTCCCGCAAGTTAATGAGTAATGACCC is a genomic window of Methanobacteriales archaeon HGW-Methanobacteriales-1 containing:
- a CDS encoding carbohydrate kinase — its product is MGEFLLLGPVSKDTIIRRNQKTHSVGGAVYYQSKVLSGLGLNYKAAVTLAVEDKDILNFFPDKNSILPIFKEDTVKFENNYYDENPNHRFQRSNAPRIPITNDDISNIFSKMNGKCNGILLGPLLPSDIPLETVLNLSKKNIPLYLGLQGYLRQFDGCEISLEPLSEIKKLLNLVDILFLDEKEARAVGNPDDNLSEIARKLSLNGPNEVVITCGSRGSIIYSSEKRTAFKIIPYAPTKLNDPTGLGDTYMAAYISRKLMSNDPQDCGKFASMVATIKLESSEGFDKNWQYIEKRLKID